From the Deinococcus radiophilus genome, one window contains:
- the lgt gene encoding prolipoprotein diacylglyceryl transferase: MDPIFLNIGGFTIAWYGVLMTLGIVAGIGIGLRLARERGLDADLFERMIYTMLLWGFIGARLVFVATSWDLFADTPLPQRLLDIVNLRQGGISIHGGLLGGILAAIWFTRRHRMNFYRYLDLAAPGVALGIIGGRLGNIMNGTDTVGRVTGWPVGYPWPASARAFHDGMCIPNPDPTMDLSGYCQEVGGQLVMTAPVHFTQLYGVLIGVALLVASFFWLRSRKPGWAFWQFWLWYSLLRAGVEETFRLNPLMFPTYLQQGLSEPGIGLWTMTQVFSVPIVLVSLYMLWRLAAQPEPQPVPVADGQVVTHEQARDLNDVR; the protein is encoded by the coding sequence ATGGACCCAATTTTCCTGAATATCGGGGGCTTTACCATCGCCTGGTACGGCGTGCTGATGACCCTGGGCATCGTGGCCGGCATCGGCATCGGCCTGCGGCTGGCCCGTGAACGCGGCCTGGACGCCGACCTGTTCGAGCGGATGATCTATACCATGCTGCTGTGGGGCTTTATCGGGGCGCGGCTGGTGTTCGTGGCGACCTCCTGGGACCTGTTCGCGGATACGCCCCTGCCGCAGCGCCTGCTGGATATCGTCAACCTGCGCCAGGGCGGCATTTCCATTCACGGCGGGCTGCTGGGCGGCATTCTGGCCGCCATCTGGTTTACTCGCCGCCACCGGATGAACTTTTACCGCTACCTGGACCTGGCCGCGCCGGGGGTGGCGCTGGGCATCATCGGCGGGCGCTTGGGCAACATCATGAACGGCACCGACACGGTGGGCCGCGTGACCGGCTGGCCGGTCGGCTACCCCTGGCCCGCATCGGCCCGCGCCTTTCACGACGGCATGTGCATTCCCAACCCCGACCCCACGATGGACCTGTCGGGGTACTGCCAGGAAGTCGGTGGGCAACTGGTCATGACCGCCCCAGTGCATTTCACGCAACTGTACGGCGTGTTGATCGGCGTGGCGCTGCTGGTGGCCTCGTTCTTCTGGCTGCGGAGCCGCAAACCCGGCTGGGCTTTCTGGCAGTTCTGGCTGTGGTACTCGCTGCTGCGGGCCGGGGTGGAGGAGACCTTCCGCCTCAATCCGCTGATGTTTCCCACCTACTTGCAGCAGGGCCTCAGCGAACCCGGCATCGGCCTGTGGACCATGACCCAGGTGTTCAGCGTGCCCATCGTGCTGGTCAGCCTGTACATGCTGTGGCGTCTGGCCGCGCAGCCTGAGCCGCAGCCGGTGCCAGTAGCGGACGGCCAGGTGGTTACGCACGAGCAGGCCCGCGACCTAAACGACGTTCGCTGA
- the glmU gene encoding bifunctional UDP-N-acetylglucosamine diphosphorylase/glucosamine-1-phosphate N-acetyltransferase GlmU: MTRPDPQTRPLDVIVLAAGAGTRMKSDLPKVLHPVAGRPMVGWAVKVARNLGARQIVVVTGHGAERVEETLGAEGLTFARQDQQLGTGHAFLCGADGLSGDGDVLVLYGDTPLLSEETLRDLLAEHRASGSAMTVLTGELPDATGYGRIIRDEAGHVQRIVEEKAANAEEKAVREFNSGVYVMDARAPELARQIGNDNPAQEYYLTDLLELYRRQGDTIGAYKLSDPDEVMGANDRRQLADAEAVMRRRITQGLMKEGVTIQSPDTVRIEDTVQIARDVVIEPGVILTGQTVIESGATIGAYSVIGRSHIGAGAVIKPHSVLEDAEVGAGADVGPFARLRPGTVLGEGVHIGNFVETKNARLDKGVKAGHLAYLGDVTIGQETNVGAGTIVANYDGVNKHPTQVGAGVFIGSNSTLIAPRTVGDAAFIAAGSAVHEDIPEGAMAVARGKQRNVEGWSRRYWGALREKVDAKLPWLSEWLKKN, translated from the coding sequence ATGACCCGACCTGACCCCCAGACCCGCCCCCTTGACGTGATCGTGTTGGCCGCTGGAGCCGGAACCCGTATGAAGTCCGACCTGCCCAAAGTGCTGCACCCGGTGGCGGGCCGCCCGATGGTGGGCTGGGCCGTCAAAGTTGCCCGCAACCTGGGCGCGCGGCAGATTGTGGTGGTGACGGGTCATGGAGCCGAACGGGTAGAGGAGACGCTCGGTGCAGAGGGGTTGACCTTTGCGCGGCAGGATCAGCAATTGGGGACCGGGCACGCCTTTTTGTGCGGTGCCGATGGGCTGAGCGGTGACGGTGACGTACTGGTGCTCTACGGCGATACCCCGCTGCTGTCCGAGGAAACCCTGCGTGACTTGCTGGCGGAGCACCGCGCCAGTGGCAGCGCCATGACCGTGCTGACCGGTGAGCTGCCTGACGCCACCGGCTATGGGCGCATCATCCGCGACGAGGCGGGCCACGTGCAGCGCATCGTGGAAGAAAAAGCCGCCAATGCCGAAGAAAAAGCGGTCCGCGAATTCAATTCCGGGGTGTACGTCATGGACGCCCGCGCCCCAGAACTGGCCCGGCAGATCGGCAACGACAACCCCGCGCAGGAGTATTACCTCACCGACCTGTTGGAGCTGTACCGCCGCCAGGGCGACACCATCGGGGCCTACAAGCTGAGTGACCCCGACGAGGTGATGGGCGCCAACGACCGCCGCCAGCTGGCCGACGCCGAAGCAGTCATGCGCCGCCGAATCACCCAGGGGCTGATGAAAGAAGGCGTCACCATCCAGTCTCCCGACACCGTGCGGATTGAGGACACCGTGCAGATTGCCCGCGACGTGGTGATTGAGCCGGGCGTCATCCTGACCGGCCAGACCGTGATCGAATCCGGCGCGACCATCGGCGCGTATTCAGTGATCGGCAGGAGCCACATCGGGGCGGGCGCCGTCATCAAGCCGCACTCGGTTCTTGAAGATGCCGAGGTGGGCGCCGGGGCGGACGTGGGCCCCTTCGCCCGGTTGCGCCCCGGCACCGTGCTGGGCGAGGGCGTGCATATCGGCAACTTCGTGGAAACCAAGAACGCCCGGCTGGATAAGGGCGTCAAGGCCGGGCACCTCGCCTACCTGGGCGACGTGACCATCGGTCAGGAAACCAACGTGGGGGCCGGCACCATCGTCGCCAATTACGACGGCGTGAACAAGCACCCGACCCAGGTGGGCGCAGGTGTGTTCATCGGGTCCAACTCCACCCTGATTGCCCCGCGCACGGTGGGCGACGCCGCCTTTATCGCCGCCGGCAGTGCTGTGCACGAGGACATACCCGAAGGCGCGATGGCCGTGGCACGCGGCAAGCAGCGCAACGTGGAAGGCTGGAGCCGGCGCTACTGGGGAGCCTTGCGTGAAAAGGTAGACGCCAAGTTGCCCTGGCTGTCGGAGTGGCTGAAGAAAAATTGA
- a CDS encoding TSUP family transporter translates to MFGIDMGSIGPEVLLYGLPLAFLAGFIDAVAGGGGTISLPALFFMGLSPVQAVATNKLLAIFGSATSTYQYWRGGHLDRELLRRTVPLALIGSALGAYLVRFVDPDSFRTLVGVVILVVGALVVANKRFGLESTYPGLTTRTLALALPGVLIVGVYDGFLGPGTGTFLMLLFALTGMNLVRSSGNARAINFATNLGALGLFLLAGNIVWWLGLSMGLANALGARTGAKMAMLKGSGFVKVIYTVIVVIVALVMFRG, encoded by the coding sequence ATGTTCGGCATAGATATGGGCAGCATTGGCCCCGAAGTGCTGCTGTATGGGCTGCCGCTGGCGTTTCTGGCCGGTTTTATCGACGCGGTGGCCGGGGGTGGCGGGACCATCTCACTGCCGGCCCTCTTTTTCATGGGTCTTAGCCCGGTGCAGGCGGTGGCGACCAACAAGCTGCTCGCCATCTTCGGATCGGCCACCTCCACTTATCAGTACTGGCGGGGCGGCCACTTGGACCGCGAGTTGCTGCGGCGTACCGTGCCACTGGCCCTGATCGGCAGTGCACTGGGGGCCTACCTGGTGCGCTTCGTGGACCCTGACAGCTTCCGCACGCTGGTAGGCGTGGTGATTTTGGTGGTCGGGGCACTGGTGGTCGCCAACAAACGCTTTGGGCTGGAAAGCACCTACCCTGGCCTGACCACCCGCACGCTAGCGCTGGCCCTTCCCGGCGTGCTGATCGTAGGCGTGTACGACGGCTTTCTTGGCCCCGGCACGGGCACGTTTTTGATGCTGCTGTTCGCCCTGACTGGGATGAACCTGGTTCGTTCCAGCGGCAATGCCCGCGCCATCAACTTCGCGACCAACCTGGGGGCACTGGGGCTGTTTTTGCTGGCCGGAAACATCGTGTGGTGGCTGGGCCTCAGCATGGGCCTCGCCAACGCCCTGGGCGCCCGCACCGGCGCCAAAATGGCGATGCTGAAGGGCAGCGGCTTCGTCAAGGTGATTTACACGGTGATTGTGGTCATTGTGGCGCTGGTGATGTTCCGGGGCTGA
- a CDS encoding thioredoxin family protein, producing the protein MTQANANQTGEQVLVPLTTPEEVQTFLAQYPLAAVFKAGTCHKTMQGFGVLETFLQRHELPVGFIRVVDWRPASNFVAEQTGLIHHSPQLIIFQDGQPRFEVNNWDITPEALAPVFSALVPARAGGSVETDGNLQPYLDLMDAYLGGQMNDFEFQDRWVPLFRDDASLRSQREFDLLSRLFGDPDAYHGGLHQLGAPASRGDLRPRVEELRRELLALRGQAD; encoded by the coding sequence ATGACTCAAGCGAACGCCAACCAAACGGGCGAGCAGGTGCTCGTGCCCCTGACCACCCCCGAAGAAGTGCAGACTTTCCTCGCCCAGTACCCCCTGGCCGCCGTATTCAAAGCCGGCACCTGCCACAAGACCATGCAGGGTTTTGGTGTACTGGAAACCTTCTTGCAGCGCCATGAACTGCCAGTGGGCTTTATCCGCGTGGTGGATTGGCGCCCCGCATCCAACTTTGTGGCCGAGCAGACCGGACTGATCCACCACAGCCCGCAGCTGATTATCTTCCAAGACGGCCAGCCCCGCTTCGAGGTGAACAACTGGGACATCACCCCCGAGGCGCTGGCGCCGGTGTTCTCGGCGCTGGTGCCCGCCCGCGCCGGCGGCAGCGTGGAGACGGACGGCAACCTTCAGCCCTATTTGGACCTGATGGACGCCTATCTGGGCGGTCAGATGAATGACTTCGAGTTCCAGGACCGCTGGGTGCCGCTGTTCCGCGACGACGCCAGCCTGCGTTCACAGCGTGAATTTGATCTGCTGTCGCGCCTCTTCGGCGATCCGGACGCTTATCACGGCGGTCTGCACCAGCTGGGCGCACCTGCGTCGCGCGGCGATCTGCGCCCCCGCGTGGAAGAACTGCGCCGTGAGCTGCTGGCCCTGCGCGGACAAGCCGACTAA